One region of Ascaphus truei isolate aAscTru1 chromosome 13, aAscTru1.hap1, whole genome shotgun sequence genomic DNA includes:
- the NGDN gene encoding LOW QUALITY PROTEIN: neuroguidin (The sequence of the model RefSeq protein was modified relative to this genomic sequence to represent the inferred CDS: inserted 2 bases in 2 codons; deleted 2 bases in 2 codons), with amino-acid sequence MAETGDIVPGDIPAAVKLLTTLQDQVTGVTAHVQSLTQKVRSGLYNTEKGLSFLELKDQLLLLYLQDVSHLILEKTRGQPLHGNPATLRLVETRTVLEKMRPIDQKLKYQVDKLMRAAVTGSLGESXPLRFKPNPHNLMSKSPRRDETDGEKETGGIKKSQGKYRNTIPPRLAPVHFDDTEAERDRRVLDRAKKRAQSSSVIXELKEQYTDAPEEIREGRAYHMMQHGKEEQHRTSYEESMMVRLNMTRQEKARRKRTSLSMTSQLRSLTHFTDISALTGGQGRAEDQEPTVKRPKKGPKKGKKKKGFRKRR; translated from the exons ATGGCGGAGACAGGG GATATTGTCCCTGGAGACATCCCGGCTGCAGTGAAGCTGCTGACCACTCTGCAGGACCAG GTGACTGGGGTCACAGCGCATGTACAGAGC CTGACTCAGAAAGTCCGCAGCGGGTTATACAACACGGAGAAG ggactGAGTTTCCTGGAGCTGAAggatcagctgctgctgctctatcTGCAAGACGTGAGTCACCTTATTCTGGAGAAGACTCGTGGGCAACCCCTGCACGGGAACCCCGCTACCCTGAGACTGGTGGAGACGCGCACG gtgtTGGAGAAGATGCGTCCCATCGATCAGAAGCTGAAGTACCAGGTAGATAAGCTGATGAGAGCGGCCGTGACCGGGAGCCTCGGGGAGA GACCACTGCGCTTCAAACCCAACCCCCACAACCTGATGAGCAAG AGTCCGAGGAGGGATGAGACGGACGGAGAGAAGGAGACCGGCGGAATCAAGAAATCTCAGGGCAAATACCGAAATACCATTCCCCCTCGCCTCGCACCGGTGCACTTTG ATGACACGGAGGCTGAGCGGGATCGCCGGGTTCTGGATCGTGCGAAGAAGCGAGCGCAGAGCAGCTCTGTGA CGGAGCTGAAGGAGCAGTATACGGACGCCCCGGAGGAGATACGGGAG GGCCGGGCGTATCACATGATGCAGCACGGGAAGGAGGAGCAGCATCG GACAAGCTACGAGGAGTCCATGATGGTGCGTTTGAACATGACGCGGCAGGAGAAGGCGCGCAGGAAAAGGACTTCGCTCTCCATGACCTCCCAGCTCCGCTCGCTCACTCACTTCACGGACATCAGCGCCCTCACTGGAGGGCAGGGAAGAGCCGAG GACCAGGAACCTACGGTCAAGAGACCCAAGAAAGGCCCCAAGAAAGGGAAGAAGAAGAAAG GGTTCAGGAAGCGTCGCTGA
- the THTPA gene encoding thiamine-triphosphatase, whose amino-acid sequence MLPMPSLRGTIEVERKFVPLPGVEDHLRALGAELQYELVFQDSYYDRPDFRLTLADLWLRRRGDRWELKQPPAWGVRGLRGASTQYLELSGEDDIARRVSEELGAPSPLGLDALGLQPFATFVTHRRQFQLPPRGGAARGVVVDLDTADFGFAVGEVEVLAETQEEAQSALREVEEICQELGVLSDSPVPGKMSTFLRLNRPEHYARLVEASVL is encoded by the exons ATGCTCCCTATGCCGTCCCTGCGCGGCACCATCGAGGTTGAGCGTAAGTTTGTCCCGCTCCCTGGGGTGGAGGATCACCTGCGcgcgctgggggcggagcttcaGTACGAGCTGGTGTTCCAGGACTCTTACTACGACCGTCCCGACTTCCGCCTCACCCTGGCCGACCTCTGGCTGCGGCGGAGAGGCGACAGGTGGGAGCTGAAGCAACCCCCGGCGTGGGGAGTCCGGGGGCTGCGCGGCGCCTCCACCCAGTACCTGGAGCTGAGTGGCGAGGATGACATCGCCCGACGCGTGAGCGAGGAGCTGGGGGCCCCTTCCCCGCTCGGCCTGGACGCCCTGGGGCTGCAGCCATTCGCCACGTTCGTGACGCACAGGCGCCAGTTCCAGCTGCCGCCCCGGGGTGGCGCCGCCCGTGGGGTCGTGGTGGACCTGGACACAGCGGATTTCGGCTTTGCAGTGGGCGAGGTGGAGGTTCTGGCGGAGACGCAGGAGGAGGCGCAGAGCGCTCTGCGGGAGGTGGAGGAGATCTGCCAGGAGCTGG GTGTGCTCAGCGATTCTCCCGTCCCCGGTAAAATGTCTACCTTCCTCCGGCTGAACCGTCCCGAACATTACGCGCGGCTGGTGGAGGCCTCCGTGCTGTGA